The Bacteroidota bacterium DNA window GAGGCCGACGCGGTCGAGGAGCGTCGCGGCCTCCGTTGCTGCGCCGCGCGTGCCCTGGAGTTCGAGGGGCACCATCACGTTCTCGCGCGCCGTGAGGGTGGGGAGGAGGCGGAACTGCTGGAAGACGAAGCCGACGTGGTCGCGGCGGAGCGTCGCGCGGGCGTCCTCGCTCAGCGCGCCGAGGTCCTGCCCGACGAGCCGGACCGTGCCCGACGAGGGCGCGTCCAGCCCGGCGCTGAGCCCCAGCAGCGTCGTCTTGCCGCTGCCTGACGGCCCGACGATCGCGCACGTAGCGCCGTCCTCCACGGCGAAGCTGACCGCGTCGAGGACGGTGAGCGCGCGGCCGGCGTTGGTGAAGGTCTTCGTGAGGCGGTCGGCTTCGAGGACAGCCATGCGGGGAGGAGGCGGTGGGACGGGCACAGGAGAAGGGCGGGCGATGTACGCCCTACCTCGGCGCGGGATTCGGGCAGCCACGCGCGGCCACGAGGCGCAGCGTGCAGTACGTCGCGCGTCGGCTTCATCGCAGAGCGGACGCGGTGTATTATGCCGAACGGAACGCATGCTCAAGCACCGTCATGGTGCCGAGATCGCTCGCATTGCGCGTTGTTGCCCCGGCCTAGTAAGATGTAAGGCGCACTCCTACCCTCAACGCATGTCAGAGAAAGATCAAGTCAAGCACGGGATCAAGGAGGTCCTTGACAGATTCCTCCGTCGAATCGACAGTCTGGCTGGCACTCTGCCTCTGACCATGATTGTGATCAACGCCGTTCAAAGGTCGACCGATGAGGCGTACTCAGCTTTCGCTGAA harbors:
- a CDS encoding ABC transporter ATP-binding protein yields the protein MAVLEADRLTKTFTNAGRALTVLDAVSFAVEDGATCAIVGPSGSGKTTLLGLSAGLDAPSSGTVRLVGQDLGALSEDARATLRRDHVGFVFQQFRLLPTLTARENVMVPLELQGTRGAATEAATLLDRVGLGDRLDHYPTQLSGGEQQRVALARAFIHRPQILFADEPTGNLDDGTGARIEDLLFDLNRERGTALVVVTHDLRLADRCEQVIRLRSGRVEEPESRRDEETASRSGQIVMP